The following are from one region of the Fusarium keratoplasticum isolate Fu6.1 chromosome 4, whole genome shotgun sequence genome:
- a CDS encoding SNF2 family DNA-dependent ATPase domain-containing protein — protein MASRLDRLVTILETGSTRLIRDTAVNQLADWQKQHPDELFNLLSRVVPYLRHKEWETRRTAAAAIGKIVENAPVHDPNSEDAPTEPKKEEPAAENGHIKKEEEDKELDISGDEVFRLESLNVDMILKYGRELLRGGGIEYGLAALEPQARLTHQKKTLNGRLGLLGRKYEDEEIAYTGGDNLPPPMTPMDATNGHSRPDGTSGQGQPTEESQLSSRQLNVLKRKRKREAMKASQGKGGFGDLSVRRSLTSGSEHFGEDSPMPDNDSKKNGKMNDYFNLERPADVDEDTKVVSEFKGPVIPIKSELEAEDNMEGAEWPYERLCDFLKVDLFDPSWETRHGAAMGLREVIRVHGGGAGRVRSKSREQNDALNRKWLDDLACRLCCVLMLDRFTDYSSDTSVAPIRETIGQSLGSALKHLSSQSVYSTFKILYKMVMQDDLGLERPVWSVCHGGMIGLRYVVAVRKDLLLQDSDMIDGIIRTVMKGLGDMDDDVRSVSAATLIPMAKEFVTLRPGQLDGLVNIIWESLSNLGDDLSASTGRIMDLLATLCSFPEVLDAMKASAAQDEERSFTLLVPRLYPFLRHTITSVRVAVLKALSTFAKLDAETSQGWLNGRILRLIFQNILVERDKEALNMSLELWTALVQSLAKNPAVLADEFAAHIDPMMQLTLHPIGVSRNPIPMNATLFQKPSGGTYSMPGVVQHTPRKPSSPDGSDRAPKRRRKSTKVDEVPTTSLTHDVDGHMMQGDVDLVGVDVLIRSRVSAAKAMGLIMSLVPVANLDDYDALLIPGLGSAFSSSQLTACVIIDEYAKNCQTAGDSRYLENLQRILDSERPTAYRDLVNFIQRVRTQCQQLIHLFRDHGKVSHSKLPTLPVVVQGEAEAGPNAFSIATAEKCVSDDYEKLKKAMPPGQRLIASQQLSDARDVTVAAIEEAKAIKTARDVRIKAAAACAMVAMKVLPKKPSPLIKGIMDSVKTEDNQQLQTRSADTIARLVQLFTEKGRKGPADKVVSNLVKFSCVEVAETPEFPVHAAKTDCVLSMQKEEDRVDHADAAKWAREAKAARITRRGAKEALEILSRTYGAKLLEIVPSLRTFMEEPLVRAFSDALPAEAKDPEQTFGQEIVDAMSVIRTMTPTLDKSLHPFVMELMPLVIKALHSELSVFRYMAAKCMATICSVITVEGMTALVEKVLPSINNPLDLNFRQGAIEAIYHLIAVMGDAILPYVIFLIVPVLGRMSDSDNEIRLIATTSFATLVKLVPLEAGIPDPPGLSEELLKGRDRERTFIAQLLDPKKVEPFQIPVAIKAELRSYQQEGVNWLNFLNKYHLHGILCDDMGLGKTLQTICIVASDHHQRAEEFAKTKAPDVRRLPSLIVCPPTLSGHWQQEIKTYAPFLSVTAYVGPPAERKAMKDRLGETDIVITSYDVCRNDSDILDKHSWNYVVLDEGHLIKNPKAKITQAVKRLASNHRLILTGTPIQNNVLELWSLFDFLMPGFLGAEKVFLDRFAKPIAASRFSKASSKEQEAGALAIEALHKQVLPFLLRRLKEEVLNDLPPKILQNYYCDLSDLQKKLFEDFTRKQGKKIQAEAGREDKEAKQHIFQALQYMRKLCNSPAMVMKPGTAFYDDTQRILNKKGTSIEDTQHAPKLTALRDLLVDCGIGVEGNESNDPLYQPIKPHRALIFCQMKEMLDMVQNKVLKELLPSVSHLRLDGSVEANKRQDIVNKFNSDPSYDVLLLTTSVGGLGLNLTGADTVIFVEHDWNPQKDLQAMDRAHRIGQKKVVNVYRLITRGTLEEKILNLQRFKIDVASTVVNQQNAGLSTMDTDQILDLFNVGDAAPNLIADKEKNNMEGREEDMVDIETGDVRAPGKKAWLDDLGELWDNKQYEESFDLDDFMKTMS, from the exons ATGGCATCAAG ACTCGACAGATTGGTCAC TATCCTCGAAACGGGGAGTACGAGACTAATCCGCGACACTGCTGTCAACCAGCTTGCTGACTGGCAGAAGCAACATCCTGATGAGTTGTTCAATCTTCTTTCCCGTGTTGTCCCCTACTTGAGACACAAGGAATGGGAGACGCGAAGGACTGCAGCTGCGGCCATCGGCAAGATCGTAGAAAATGCGCCTGTCCACGACCCAAACTCCGAAGATGCACCCActgagcccaagaaggaggaaccCGCTGCCGAGAATGGccacatcaagaaggaggaggaagacaaGGAGCTCGATATCTCAGGCGACGAGGTGTTCCGGCTAGAGTCACTCAACGTTGACATGATTCTCAAGTACGGAAGGGAGCTGCTACGGGGTGGCGGCATCGAGTATGGACTTGCGGCCCTCGAACCACAAGCACGCCTAACCCACCAGAAAAAGACATTGAACGggcgccttggcctcttgggAAGGAAGTatgaggacgaagagatCGCCTACACTGGCGGTGACAACCTGCCGCCCCCCATGACCCCGATGGATGCTACGAACGGCCACAGTCGGCCAGACGGCACCAgtggtcaaggccaacccACCGAGGAGTCCCAGCTCAGCTCTCGACAACTCAACGTCCTGAAACGAAAGCGCAAGCGAGAAGCCATGAAGGCATCCCAAGGCAAGGGCGGTTTCGGTGACCTCTCTGTAAGGCGCTCGTTGACATCGGGCTCGGAACATTTTGGAGAAGATTCCCCTATGCCGGATAATGACTCGAAAAAGAACGGCAAAATGAATGACTACTTCAACCTCGAGCGACCGGCGGACGTCGACGAAGACACCAAGGTAGTCAGCGAGTTCAAGGGCCCCGTCATTCCCATCAAGTcagagctcgaggccgaggacaacATGGAGGGCGCCGAGTGGCCCTACGAGCGACTGTGCGACTTTCTCAAGGTTGATTTATTTGATCCGTCTTGGGAAACTCGTCATGGAGCTGCGATGGGCCTACGTGAAGTTATCCGTGTACACGGCGGTGGTGCTGGCAGAGTGCGTTCCAAGTCTAGGGAGCAGAATGATGCTCTCAACCGCAAGTGGCTTGATGACTTGGCCTGCCGCTTATGCTGCGTACTTATGCTTGACCGCTTCACGGATTACAGTTCTGACACGTCTGTTGCTCCTATTAGAGAGACAATAGGACAGTCGCTTGGATCTGCCCTTAAACACCTCTCCTCACAATCCGTCTATTCCACCTTCAAGATCTTGTACAAGATGGTGATGCAAgacgaccttggcctcgagcgGCCGGTGTGGTCTGTGTGCCACGGCGGTATGATTGGCTTGAGATATGTCGTTGCAGTCAGGAaggatcttctcctccaggacAGCGACATGATAGATGGGATCATCAGGACTGTGATGAAGGGGCTAGGAGAcatggatgacgatgtcaGGTCTGTTAGCGCTGCTACGCTGATCCCCATGGCCAAGGAGTTTGTCACATTGCGACCCGGACAgctcgatggccttgtcaaTATCATCTGGGAAAGTCTGTCGAATCTCGGAGACGACCTCAGTGCAAGCACTGGTCGTATCATGGACCTTCTCGCCACCCTCTGCAGCTTCCCCGAGGTGTTGGACGCTATGAAGGCTTCAGCCGCCCAAGACGAAGAGCGGTCCTTCACTCTACTCGTCCCACGCCTCTACCCATTCCTGCGCCATACCATCACTTCGGTGCGTGTGGCTGTCTTGAAAGCTCTGTCAACATTTGCCAAGCTCGATGCAGAGACATCACAGGGCTGGCTCAACGGGAGAATTCTTCGGCTCATCTTCCAAAATATTCTTGTCGAAAGAGACAAGGAGGCCCTCAATATGTCACTGGAGCTATGGACGGCTCTCGTCCAAAGCTTGGCCAAGAATCCTGCCGTCCTTGCTGATGAGTTTGCTGCTCATATCGACCCCATGATGCAGCTGACACTTCATCCTATTGGTGTCTCGAGGAACCCGATACCGATGAATGCCACactcttccagaagccgTCTGGTGGCACGTACTCTATGCCTGGTGTTGTTCAGCACACGCCTCGAAAGCCCTCATCACCCGACGGGTCCGATCGAGCACCCAAGCGCCGCCGCAAATCGACCAAGGTCGATGAGGTTCCCACAACAAGCCTTACTCACGACGTTGATGGCCATATGATGCAAGGCGATGTTGATCTCGTCGGCGTAGACGTTCTTATTCGATCGCGTGTATCGGCTGCGAAGGCCATGGGTCTCATCATGTCCCTTGTTCCAGTTGCCAACTTGGATGACTACGACGCACTCCTCATCCCCGGACTTGGATCAGCATTTTCTTCGAGCCAACTCACAGCATGCGTCATTATCGATGAGTATGCCAAGAACTGCCAGACCGCCGGGGACTCGCGATATCTCGAGAACCTCCAGCGCATCCTTGATTCAGAACGGCCAACGGCATATAGAGACTTGGTCAACTTCATTCAACGTGTCAGAACACAGTGCCAGCAGCTGATCCATCTCTTCCGAGACCACGGCAAGGTCTCTCACAGCAAACTCCCGACTTTGCCTGTTGTGGTGCAGggagaagccgaagccggTCCTAATGCCTTCTCCATCGCAACTGCTGAGAAATGCGTAAGCGATGATTACGAGAAACTGAAGAAGGCTATGCCTCCAGGCCAACGTCTTATTGCCAGCCAGCAGCTTTCTGATGCTCGTGACGTGACGGTTGCGGCAAttgaggaggccaaggctatCAAGACGGCTCGTGACGTCCGGATCAAGGCCGCAGCAGCATGCGCGATGGTTGCTATGAAGGTGCTCCCGAAGAAGCCCAGCCCCTTGatcaagggcatcatggacTCCGTCAAGACGGAAGACAACCAGCAACTTCAGACTCGCTCAGCCGACACCATCGCTCGACTTGTCCAGCTGTTTACTGAAAAGGGCCGAAAGGGGCCAGCTGACAAGGTGGTGTCCAACCTGGTCAAGTTCTCCTGTGTCGAAGTCGCAGAGACTCCTGAATTCCCCGTACACGCCGCTAAGACCGATTGCGTGTTGTCGATGCAAAAGGAGGAAGACCGAGTTGACCATGCAGATGCAGCTAAATGGGCCCGAgaagccaaggctgctcgTATCACGAGGCGTGGTGCAAAGGAGGCCCTTGAGATCCTGTCGAGAACTTATGGGGCCAAGCTGCTCGAAATTGTGCCCAGTCTCCGAACCTTCATGGAGGAGCCCCTTGTCAGGGCTTTCTCTGATGCTCTCCCTGCTGAAGCCAAGGATCCCGAGCAGACGTTTGGACAGGAAATCGTGGACGCCATGTCTGTCATCAGGACTATGACGCCAACTTTGGACAAGTCATTGCACCCCTTCGTTATGGAATTGATGCCCCTGGTCATCAAGGCCCTTCATTCCGAGCTCTCCGTCTTCCGCTACATGGCCGCTAAGTGCATGGCTACTATCTGCAGTGTCATTACTGTTGAAGGTATGACAGCACTTGTCGAGAAGgtcctcccatccatcaacaacccCCTTGATCTCAACTTCCGCCAAGGCGCGATCGAGGCCATTTACCACCTGATCGCTGTGATGGGCGATGCCATCCTGCCTTatgtcatcttcctcatcgtgCCAGTCCTGGGCCGAATGAGTGATTCTGACAATGAGATCCGTTTGATCGCTACAACGTCGTTCGCCACGCTGGTGAAGCTTGTTCCCCTAGAAGCTGGCATTCCTGATCCTCCTGGCTTGTCCGAGGAACTGCTCAAGGGCAGAGATCGTGAGAGGACCTTTATCGCCCAGCTTCTTGACCCAAAGAAGGTGGAGCCGTTCCAGATTCCTGTCGCCATCAAGGCGGAGTTGCGATCCTACCAACAAGAAGGTGTGAATTGGCTCAACTTCCTCAACAAGTACCACCTCCACGGTATCCTCTGCGATGACATGGGTCTCGGAAAGACTCTCCAGACTATTTGTATCGTCGCCAGtgaccatcatcaacgtGCTGAGGAGTttgccaagaccaaggcacCGGATGTACGAAGGTTGCCTTCTCTCATCGTCTGCCCCCCTACGCTCTCAGGACATTGGCAACAAGAGATCAAGACGTATGCACCGTTCTTGAGCGTGACTGCATATGTGGGCCCACCAGCGGAGAGAAAAGCTATGAAGGATAGACTGGGCGAGACGGACATTGTGATCACATCGTACGACGTCTGTCGCAACGACTCGGACATTCTTGACAAGCATAGCTGGAACTATGTTGTTCTTGACGAAGGtcatctcatcaagaaccccaaggccaagatcactCAAGCGGTCAAGAGGCTGGCCAGTAACCACCGTCTCATCCTTACTGGCACACCCATTCAGAACAACGTCCTGGAGCTGTGGTCTCTGTTTGACTTCTTGATGCCGGGTTTCTTGGGTGCTGAGAAGGTCTTCCTGGATCGGTTCGCAAAGCCGATCGCAGCAAGTCGATTTAGCAAGGCTTCGTCCAAGGAGCAAGAGGCGGGAGCTCTCGCAATCGAGGCACTTCACAAGCAGGTGCTCCCATTCCTGCTGCGTCGTCTCAAGGAAGAAGTGTTGAACGACCTCCCACCCAAGATCTTGCAGAACTACTACTGCGACCTGAGCGACctgcagaagaagctctTCGAGGACTTTACCAGGAAGCAGGGCAAGAAGATCCAGGCAGAGGCTGGTCGGGAGGACAAGGAAGCGAAGCAGCATATCTTCCAGGCGCTACAGTACATGCGCAAGCTGTGCAACTCTCCTGCCATGGTCATGAAACCAGGAACCGCCTTCTACGATGACACGCAACGAATCCTGAACAAGAAGGGCACATCGATCGAAGATACCCAGCATGCACCCAAGTTGACTGCCTTGAGAGATCTTTTGGTAGACTGCGGCATTGGTGTCGAGGGTAACGAGTCCAATGACCCTCTGTATCAACCCATCAAACCCCATCGAGCACTCATCTTCTGtcagatgaaggagatgctTGACATGGTGCAGAACAAGGTCTTGAAGGAGCTACTTCCTTCGGTGTCACACCTGCGACTCGATGGCTCAGTCGAGGCGAACAAGAGACAGGACATCGTCAACAAGTTCAATAGCGACCCGTCATACGATGTCCTCTTATTGACGACAAGCGTGGGTGGTCTTGGTCTCAACCTGACAGGAGCCGACACTGTCATTTTTGTCGAGCATGATTGGAACCCGCAAAAGGACCTGCAGGCCATGGACCGAGCGCATCGTATCGGTCAGAAGAAGGTGGTCAACGTGTACCGACTTATCACGCGCGGaaccctcgaggagaagattcTGAACCTCCAGCGATTCAAGATCGATGTGGCATCGACAGTTGTCAACCAACAGAATGCGGGTCTCTCAACAATGGACACAGACCAGATCCTGGACCTGTTCAATGTGGGCGATGCTGCACCGAACCTCATAGCGGACAAGGAAAAGAACAACAtggaaggaagggaagaagatATGGTGGATATCGAAACGGGCGACGTGCGCGCGCCCGGAAAGAAGGCATGGCTGGACGATCTAGGGGAGCTATGGGACAACAAGCAGTACGAGGAGAGCTTCGACTTGGACGACTTCATGAAGACCATGTCGTGA
- a CDS encoding Structural maintenance of chromosomes protein has translation MYIKQIIIQGFKSYKDQTVIEPFSSKTNVIVGRNGSGKSNFFAAIRFVLSDAYTQMSREERQGLLHEGSGSAVMSAYVEIIFDNSDDRFPTGNKEVVLRRTIGLKKDEYSVDRKVVTKSDVMNLLEAAGFSRSNPYYIVPQGRVTALTNMKESDRLNLLKEVAGTQVYETRRAESLKIMNETNNKREKIDELLKYIKERLDELEEEKEELKAYQNKDREKRCLEYAYYYNEQTKIQNSLEELDNARQGGLDNTDIRRDEFTEGEKAIEKLDAEVHKLQRDMEMLQIDRRQLEEDRRDNAKALAKAEMKTKNLREGQSAQEQARAQHAAELESVQADIAAKEQELATIIPDYNRRKEEEAEVRRQLDHVEATRNRLFAKQSRGSRFRNKSERDAWLRQEIEELNRTISTQKANKIDADEEVERVQQSIAQTEQEVADLRTRLANFNSERQAISDEATKAHDVLEKLNDERKLVRREDDKLNKLIGDARQEKESSERELSNTMDGATARGLATIRRLKQENDIPGAYGTLAELLEVSDAYRLPVEQIAGASLFHYVVDNADTATQLADALFRQRGGRVTFMPLAQLRPRQINLPRSNDAVPLLSKITYNPEYEKAFQQVFGKVVVCPNLTVAGQYARSHGVDGITAEGDTTNKRGAMTGGYIDPRKSRLQAVQSVNKWRDNYEEKIAESRDIRRQVELKDQEITAAMSELQKLEQKLRQADDSFGPLRHELRNKSVHLENERNHLEAAIKRREGVEKNMNVFLEDVAGHEAELQTDFKKSLTAAEERQLEELSDSVQELQKQWNEASNARRSLETRKQLLEGDLRQNLQLKLDQLNSQAFENSASGLSSGGLKEAQRELKKAQKALKAVETSLQETQAKMDDIQNRLDQMAVEKAQREQRQQEISEKIEKHKKRMDKSLRQKALWTARAAELAKTIRDLGVLPEEAFDKYENMEEKTITSKLRRVNEALKKYKHVNKKAFEQYNSFTTQQDQLMKRRKELDASQKSIEELVEHLDRRKDEAIERTFKQVSKEFSTIFGKLVPAGHGRLLIQRRTDRRQEPADDSEGETRGAVENYIGVGISVSFNSKHLDEQQKIQQLSGGQKSLCALCLIFALQATESSPMVIFDEVDANLDAQYRTAVAALLDSISNEIGTQFICTTFRPEIVHVADKCYGVTFVNKTSTIDCVTADDALKFVEGQARPN, from the exons ATGTATATCAAGCAGATCATTATCCAGGGCTTCAAGAG CTACAAGGACCAGACCGTCATTGAGCCCTTCTCGTCAAAGACAAATGTCATCGTCGGTCGCAATGGCTCCGGAAAGAGCAACTTCTTTGCGGCCATCCGCTTCGTCCTTAGCGATGCCTACACACAGATGAGTCGCGAGGAGCGCCAGGGTCTCCTCCACGAGGGCTCTGGCTCCGCTGTCATGTCAGCATACGTCGAGATCATCTTTGACAATAGCGACGACCGTTTCCCGACTGGCAACAAGGAGGTCGTCCTGCGCCGCACGATTGGTCTCAAAAAGGACGAATATTCCGTCGACCGCAAGGTTGTGACCAAATCGGATGTCATGAATCTCCTCGAAGCCGCAGGATTCTCGCGATCAAACCCATACTACATCGTGCCCCAAGGACGAGTCACTGCCCTGACCAACATGAAGGAGTCGGACAGACTGAACCTGCTGAAGGAGGTAGCGGGAACACAAGTGTACGAAACCCGTCGTGCCGAGTCGCTCAAAATCATGAACGAGACCAACAACAAGCGAGAAAAGAtcgacgagcttctcaagtACATCAAAGAACGATTGgacgagctggaggaggagaaggaagagctcaaggcctACCAGAACAAGGACAGAGAGAAGCGATGCTTGGAATACGCATACTACTACAACGAGCAGACTAAAATCCAGAACTCTCTGGAAGAACTCGACAACGCCCGGCAAGGCGGCCTTGACAACACTGACATAAGACGAGATGAGTTCACAGAGGGCGAAAAGGCGATCGAGAAACTCGATGCGGAAGTACATAAACTCCAACGCGACATGGAGATGCTGCAGATTGATCGACGACAACTTGAGGAAGATCGGCGCGACAACGCAAAGGCGCTGGCCAAGGCAGAAATGAAGACCAAGAACCTCAGAGAAGGACAATCTGCCCAAGAGCAAGCGCGAGCACAGCATGCCGCAGAACTGGAATCAGTCCAGGCTGACATAGCCGCCAAGGAGCAAGAGTTGGCGACCATTATCCCCGATTACAACAGACggaaagaagaggaggccgaggTACGAAGGCAACTCGATCATGTGGAGGCTACGAGAAACCGCCTTTTTGCCAAGCAAAGTCGAGGCTCTCGATTCAGAAACAAGAGCGAGCGTGATGCATGGCTAAGGCAAGAGATCGAGGAGTTGAATCGCACTATCAGCACCCAAAAGGCTAACAAGATCGAtgcggacgaggaggttgagaggGTTCAGCAATCCATCGCCCAGACCGAGCAAGAGGTTGCTGATCTTCGAACTCGCCTGGCCAATTTCAACAGTGAAAGACAAGCCATCTCAGATGAGGCAACCAAGGCACACGACGTTCTTGAGAAACTGAATGACGAACGGAAGCTTGTTAGACGAGAGGACGACAAACTCAACAAACTCATCGGTGATGCTCGGCAAGAGAAGGAGTCATCGGAGCGTGAGCTGTCGAATACCATGGACGGAGCTACTGCGCGTGGTCTGGCAACTATCCGACGGCTGAAGCAAGAGAACGACATTCCCGGAGCATACGGAACGCTGGCagagctcctcgaggtcaGCGACGCCTATAGACTTCCCGTGGAACAAATTGCTGGTGCCAGTCTCTTTCACTATGTTGTGGATAATGCAGACACCGCAACTCAGCTTGCAGATGCTCTCTTCAGACAACGAGGAGGCAGAGTAACCTTCATGCCTCTTGCTCAACTGCGACCACGGCAAATCAATCTACCAAGATCCAACGACGCTGTGCCGCTCTTGTCTAAGATCACGTACAACCCCGAGTACGAGAAGGCTTTCCAGCAGGTGTTTGGCAAGGTTGTTGTCTGCCCGAACCTGACGGTTGCCGGCCAGTATGCCAGAagccatggcgttgatggtATCACTGCCGAAGGTGACACCACAAACAAGAGAGGTGCCATGACTGGTGGATATATCGACCCACGAAAGTCGCGGCTGCAAGCAGTCCAGTCTGTAAACAAATGGCGGGACAACtacgaggagaagatcgcTGAGTCTCGTGATATCCGCCGACAGGTTGAGCTCAAAGACCAAGAGATCACGGCTGCCATGTCGGAACTTCAAAAGCTGGAGCAGAAGCTGCGGCAGGCCGATGACAGTTTTGGGCCATTGAGGCATGAACTGAGGAACAAGTCGGTGCATCTAGAGAACGAACGAAACCACCTTGAAGCTGCCATCAAGCGTCGGGAGGGTGTCGAGAAGAACATGAATGTTTTCCTGGAAGATGTTGCAGGCCACGAGGCTGAACTGCAGACCGACTTCAAGAAGAGCTTGACAGCGGCCGAGGAACGCCAGTTGGAGGAACTCAGCGACAGTGTCCAGGAACTCCAGAAGCAATGGAACGAGGCCAGCAATGCTCGCCGTAGCCTGGAAACACGGaagcagctcctcgagggaGATCTACGCCAGAATCTGCAGCTGAAGCTTGACCAGCTCAACAGTCAAGCCTTTGAGAATTCAGCATCTGGATTATCGTCAGGTGGCCTGAAGGAGGCCCAGagggagctcaagaaggctcAGAAGGCGCTGAAAGCTGTCGAGACCAGCCTTCAAGAGACAcaggccaagatggatgaCATTCAGAACCGTCTTGACCAGATGGCTGTCGAGAAGGCGCAGCGAGAACAGAGGCAGCAAGAAATCTCGGAGAAGATCGAGAAGCACAAAAAGAGGATGGACAAGAGTCTACGTCAGAAGGCTCTCTGGACGGCACGGGCTGCCGAActcgccaagaccatccGAGACCTCGGTGTGCTCCCTGAAGAAGCATTTGATAAATACGAAAAcatggaggagaagacg ATCACGTCGAAGCTCAGGCGAGTAAACGAGGCGCTCAAGAAGTACAAGCACGTCAACAAGAAGGCCTTTGAGCAATACAACAGCTTCACCACTCAGCAAGATCAGCTGATGAAGAGACGAAAGGAGCTGGATGCTTCCCAAAAGTCTATTGAGGAACTCGTCGAGCACCTTGACCGTCGAAAGGATGAGGCCATTGAGCGTACCTTCAAGCAGGTCTCGAAAGAGTTCTCGACCATCTTTGGCAAGCTGGTGCCCGCTGGTCATGGTCGTCTGCTTATCCAGCGACGGACAGATCGTCGCCAGGAGCCAGCCGATGACTCGGAGGGAGAGACACGGGGCGCCGTCGAGAACTACATTGGTGTAGGAATCAGCGTCTCGTTCAACTCGAAGCATCTGGACGAGCAGCAAAA
- a CDS encoding Hsp90 chaperone protein kinase-targeting subunit has translation MPVDYSKWDALELSDDSDIEVHPNVDKRSFIRAKQNQIHQERQHRKLQIETLKYERVVNDGLIKRISALLASLRAHASEAATRNPAEVAFQAVMESAGNPKDDKPPSPPEGVHTQEKEQPSYTKMMATLLDQVNKALDEKNPENRYEAMIAEIQTHEDKIENLQKELVVKLEQLQAEESRKITSESIHTGFDSSYVAKSTPADKKQESTQVELLNPNFSGAASGSSAGKEEVKVDDDADIEASAAGKKFGSIKANDYSASLQFLSQNPQILVERETDGLLVLAFDAALEGKDELSRQYVHQALLLQYCRALGKDGVGLFFKRITTKGHQAQDVFYKDVQDTYVKIRTRSKEILAERAKEGETEGVEQIQLHAVEPGTVIQITVPAADSQDPEEQEARKIFESFKPEMRKALESGKLDEVNKVLGEMKVDEAEELVGLFGEANILSLEEQIIDATTEEGQKQLKDIEAAAASDKKQEYGDPE, from the exons ATGCCCGTCGATTACAGCAAATGG GACGCGCTGGAGCTCAGCGATGACTCGGATATCGAAGTGCACCCAAACGTCGATAAGCGATCTTTCATCCGGGCGAAGCAGAACCAGATTCATCAAGAGCGGCAGCACCGCAAACTACAGATCGAGACCCTCAAGTACGAGCGCGTCGTCAATGATGGCTTGATCAAGCGCATCTCGGCCCTCCTGGCGTCGCTACGAGCCCATGCCTCCGAGGCCGCGACTAGAAACCCGGCCGAGGTTGCTTTCCAGGCGGTTATGGAGTCGGCTGGGAACCCTAAGGACGATAAGCCTCCTTCGCCGCCTGAGGGTGTCCATACacaggagaaggagcagcCATCGTAcaccaagatgatggccactCTGCTGGATCAAGTCAACAAGGCTCTTGACGAAAAGAATCCCGAGAACCGATACGAGGCAATGATTGCCGAGATTCAGACGCACGAGGATAAGATTGAGAACCTGCAAAAGGAGTTGGTTGTGAAGCTGGAGCAGCTCCAGGCAGAGGAGAGCCGCAAGATCACCAGCGAGAGCATCCACACCGGGTTTGACAGCTCGTACGTTGCCAAGTCGACACCggccgacaagaagcaggaGTCTACACAGGTGGAACTACTGAACCCCAACTTTTCCGGTGCAGCATCAGGCTCCAGTGCCGGAAAGGAAGAAGTCAAGGTGGACGACGATGCAGACATTGAGGCCTCGGCAGCGGGAAAGAAGTTTGGCTCGATCAAGGCCAATGACTACTCGGCAAGTCTCCAGTTCCTGTCGCAGAACCCGCAGATCCTGGTGGAGCGGGAGACGGACGGGctgctggtcttggcctttgaCGCTGCTCTtgagggcaaggatgagCTTTCGAGACAATACGTGCACCAGGCTCTCCTCCTTCAATACTGCCGAGCTCTGGGCAAGGACGGTGTTGGACTGTTCTTCAAGCGCATCACGACCAAGGGACATCAGGCCCAGGATGTATTCTACAAGGATGTGCAGGACACGTACGTGAAGATCCGGACGAGGTCCAAGGAGATCCTGGCGGAGCgggccaaggagggagagacgGAGGGCGTCGAGCAGATCCAGCTGCATGCCGTGGAACCTGGTACAGTCATTCAGATCACAGTGCCGGCAGCGGACAGCCAGGACcccgaggagcaggaggcgCGCAAGATCTTTGAGAGCTTTAAGCCCGAGATGCGCAAGGCTCTGGAGTCGGGCAAATTGGACGAGGTGAACAAGGTTCTGGGAGAGATGAAGGttgacgaggctgaggagctcgTTGGTCTATTTGGCGAG GCCAACATTCTGAGTTTGGAAGAGCAGATAATCGATGCGACGACAGAGGAGGGacagaagcagctcaaggatATCGAGGCAGCTGCTGCTTCAGACAAGAAGCAAGAGTATGGAGACCCTGAGTAA